A window of the Carassius gibelio isolate Cgi1373 ecotype wild population from Czech Republic chromosome B16, carGib1.2-hapl.c, whole genome shotgun sequence genome harbors these coding sequences:
- the them4 gene encoding acyl-coenzyme A thioesterase THEM4, protein MLGLSVMRRLLISGGMRGLPLQQLLSEETLRHLRTSPHNTRHISTVSLWPFSSQPRDFSQPNSSWSPEMHKVYDHYNALCDTDIENGEEKRGPWRKLPSYNRSIKYATGGIHLSKLIQAKARLFTRNVKEQGATFEYVVFVNKEEKRCVCVFQAGRLLEGAPGHVHGGAIATMIDTVTGTLAGFLSGPVMTANLNIDYRNPMPLGSVVLIHSALDRIEGRKTYITCKVTSTDESKLYTESTALFVSISVGHLFGSRN, encoded by the exons ATGTTAGGACTCTCAGTGATGAGGAGACTTCTGATCTCTGGAGGGATGAGGGGGCTCCCTCTCCAGCAGCTGCTCTCTGAAGAGACCCTCAGACACCTGCGGACCTCTCCTCACAACACCAGACACATCTCG ACGGTGTCACTGTGGCCGTTCTCATCTCAGCCAAGAGACTTCAGCCAGCCCAACTCCTCATGGAGTCCAGAGATGCACAAGGTTTACGACCACTATAATGCTCTGTGTGACACTGACATTGAAAATGGTGAGGAAAAAAGGGGGCCGTGGAGGAAGTTGCCCAGCTACAACCGTTCCATTAAATATGCTACTG GTGGCATTCACCTCAGCAAATTGATCCAGGCCAAAGCTCGACTTTTCACGAGAAACGTTAAAGAGCAAGGCGCCACGTTTGAGTATGTGGTGTTTGTCAATAAGGAGGAGAAGAGATGTGTTTGTGTCTTTCAGGCAGGACGTTTACTAGAAGGTGCACCTGG GCATGTACACGGTGGAGCCATAGCCACCATGATTGACACAGTGACTGGTACTCTTGCCGGTTTCCTCTCAGGACCAGTTATGACTGCCAATCTCAACATAGACTACCGCAA TCCAATGCCTCTGGGTAGTGTGGTTTTAATCCACAGTGCTCTGGATCGAATAGAGGGGAGGAAAACATACATCACTTGCAAAGTGACCAGCACTGATGAGTCCAAACTCTACACGGAATCCACAG CTCTATTTGTTTCAATAAGTGTCGGCCATTTATTTGGATCACGAAACTGA